The following is a genomic window from Geminicoccus roseus DSM 18922.
CGCCGATGCCCTGGAGCGGGCCGACCTGAAGGAGGCACTGCGCGGCGACCCGGTGCTGTTCATCGCGGGCGGGCACGACGCCAATGGCCGGGAACAGGCGCCGCTGGACGAGGCCCGGCTGCTGGAGGAGGCGGCCCGCGTGGCCCCCGGCATCGACGCCTTCGCGATCACCGGCCATTTCGCGGTGCGCAATCCCGGCCACGAGCGGCGCGCCGCCGAACTGCTGGCAACCGCCACCGGCAAGCCCGCCACCGCCTCGCACGAGCTCACCGCCCGCCTCGACGGCACCCGCCGGGCACTCACCACCCTGCTCAACGCCCGCCTGATCGGCGACATCCACCGCCTGATCGGCGGGGTGCGCGGCTTTTTGGCCGAGCGCGGCATCGACGCGCCGCTGATGGTGACCAAGGGCGACGGCTCGCTGGTCACCGCCGCCACGGCGCTGCTCCGCCCGGTGGAGACGATCCTGTCCGGGCCGGCGGCGAGCGTGGTGGGGGCGGCCCACCTGTCGCGCCTGCAGGACGTGATGGTGTCCGACATCGGCGGCACCACCACCGACATCGCCTTCCTGCGCGGCGGCCGGCCGGAACTCGACCCGAACGGGGCCAGGGTCGGCCGCTTCCGCACCATGGTGGAAGCGATCGCGGTCCATACCTCGGGCCTGGGCGGGGACAGCGAGGTCCGCCGCGACGAGCTGAAGCGCCTGGTCCTGGGCCCACGCCGCGCGGTGCCGCTCTCGCTCCTGGCGCGGCAGCACCCGGGAGTGCTGGCGGAGATGGAGGCGCAGCTGGAGCGGCCGTTCTGGCGCCCGCTGGACGGGATGTTCGCCGTGCGGATGCGCGCGTTGGACGATCCGGCCGCCCTGCCGCGCCTGCAGCGCGAGGTCTGGGAATGGCTGGCCGAGGGGCCGATGGCGCTGGACGAGATCTGCGAGCGCCGCCACGCCGCCCGCCAGCTGGAGCGCCTGGTCGACCGCGGCCTGGTCGCCCGCGCCGCCTTCACCCCGTCGGATGCCGCCCATGTCCTGGGGCTGCAGGACAATTGGGACCCGGCCGGCGCACGGCTCGGCGCCCGGCTGCGCGGCCGCTACGAATCCCTTGTCGCCAAGGACGAGCGCCTGCTGGATCCGGAGCATTTCGCGCGCCTGGTGGTGGAGCTCGCCATCCGCCAGACCGCCTGCGCGTTGCTGGGTGCGGCGTTCGCGGAGGACGGCGCCGCCGCGACCGAGACATCGGCGGTGCGGGACCTCCTGGAGCGGGCGGTCTCCGGCGACGGTGCCGGGGGCTTGGTGCGGCCACGCATGGAGCTGCGCCTGCCGGTGGTGGCGATCGGCGCGCCGGCCCGGCTGTTCTATCCCGAAGCCTGCGCGCGCCTTGCCACCGAGGCGGTGATCCCGCCCTTTGCCGAGGTCAGCAACGCGATCGGGGCGGTGGCCGGCGACGTGGTACAGCATGCGAGGGTCACGATCGGGCTGGTCGAGCAGCAGCGGATGCGGGTGCACGGCTCAAACGGCCCGTTCGACACCTTCGTCCTGGCCGAGGCGCTGGCCCATGCCCGAATCGATGCGGAGCGGCAGGCGCGGGCGCGAGCCCAGGCGGCCGGTGCGGTCGAGATCGCGGTGGTGCTGGACGAGAAGGTGACCATGGTCGACGGGATCGAAGGCGGGTCGATCTTCGTCGAGGCGGTGGTCACCGCCACCGCCTCCGGGCGCCCGGGCCTCGTGGCCTGAGCTGCCCGCTCAGCCCGGGCGGGAGCCGGTCGGCGGCGCCCGCCACCAGCGCAGGCCCGGCTCCGAGAGCATTGCCAGGAGCCCCAGCAGGCAGCCGGACAGCAGGAGGGCGGCATGGGTCGCCAGCGCCACGGTGATCGCCTCGCGGGTCGGCACGCCGGCCTGCACCGCCGCCCAGGCGAACGCCGCCTGGACCGGTCCCAGGCCGGCGATCCCCTGGAACGGCAGGGCGAAGGCCAAGTTGGCGCAGGCGCCGGCGAACACGGCCGTGGCCAGGTCCACCGGCTGGCCCAGCGCGGCGAACGCCAGCCAGGCCACCCCGGCATGGCAGGCCCATACCAGCAGCGACAAGAGCGTCACCTGGCCGAAGATGTGCCGGGCCTGGGCGCGCGCCAGCACCTCGCCGATCGAGGCCAGGACGGGGATGCGCCGCTGGACGAAACGGGCTCCGACCAGCAGCGCCAGGGGCGCCAGCAGGGCCGCGGCCGCGGCCAGGAGCGACAGCCAGCGCCAGGACGCCAAGGACGGGACGGCGAAGCTGGCCGAGACCGCCAGGAAGGCGAACAGGGTGCCGAGATCCAGGATGCGCACCGTCAGGAGCGTGCTGGTGCCGGCGGCAAGCTCGACGCCCATCAGCCGCCGCGCCAGAAGCGGGAACGCCGCCTCGCCCAGCTTGAACGGCAGGAGGAAGTTCAGCGCGATATGGACGCAGGAGATCCGGAAGCTCGCCATCAGGCCGCCCTGGCGCATCCGCTCCAGCAGCAGCACGAACCGGCCGGCCCGCGCGAACTGCAGGACCACCACCAGCGGCAGCACCAGCGCCAGGATGCGCAAATCGGCGGCGCCAAGGCCGGCCAGCACTGGCGCCAGCTGGTCGGTGGCGACCAGCCACCACAGGCTGGCCGCGGTCAGCAGCACGGCGGCCAGGGTGCCGAGGACGCGACGGTTCATTCGGGGGATGCGTCGGTCCGTGCGCGGATCAGCCGGCCGGTCTCGGCCGGGCGGGTCCGGGCGTTGATCAGCTCGGCCAGCATCCCGAACAAAACGGTCTGCACGCCGACGATCACCAGCAGCATGCCGAGTTGCAGCAGCGGCCGGTGCCCGATCAGCGCGCCGGTGAACAGCTTGAGGCAGAACAGGTAGAACAGGATCAGCGAGCCCACCGTCCCGATCGCGACCCCGGCCCCGCCGAACAGATGGCCCGGGCGCTGGTCGTAGCGGGTGATGGTCAGCACGGTCAAAAGGTCGACAGCCCCGCGCAACAGGCGCTTCAGCCCGTATTTGGACTTGCCGTGCCGGCGCGGATGGTGGGTCACCACCAGCTCGCCCACCTCGAAGCCCAACCCGTGGGCCAGCAGCGGCACGAAGCGGTGCAGCTCGCCATAAAGGCGGATGTCGGCGAACACCTCGCGGCGATAGGCCTTGAAGCCGCAGTTGAAGTCGTGCAGCGGCACGCCGGAGACCTTGGCGGTCACCTTGTTGAACAGCTTGCTGGGCCAGGTCTTGTGCGCCGGGTCGTGGCGGATCTGCTTCCAGCCCGACACCACGTCCAGGCCGGTCGCGATCGCCGCCATGAAGCGCGGCAGCTCGTCCGGGTCGTCCTGCAGGTCGGCGTCCATGGTGACGATCACCTGCGCCGAGGAGGCCCGGATGCCCAGGTCCAGTGCGGTGGCCTTGCCGAAATTGCGGCGCAGGCGCAGGCCCTGGACACAGGGCCGGGCAGCCGCCAGCCGCTCGATCGCCGCCCAGGAGCCGTCGGTGGAGCCGTCATCCACCAGGATGATCTCGCGCAGCGGCAGGTCGTGGCCGGCGCACACCGCCTCGATCCGCGCGACCAGCTCGTCCAGGGTCGCCGCCTCGTCCCGCACCGGCACGATCACCGCGAGGTCGAGCGCCGCCGGGGCCTTGGCAGGTTCCGCGGTCAGATCCGGGGCCAGACGGTAGTAGGACGTCATCGACACTCGCCGTTGGGACCGTCGAACAGAATGTATCCGACCGACTGGCGCTTGTAGCTGGCGCCTTCCAGCAGCGCGCTCACGGCTCCTCGCATGGCCGCGGCCTCCATGTCGATGCCGAGCTTGGCGACCGCGCCGCTCAGCAGCCGCTCGGGCGGCACGTAGCCGAACACGTCGGCGTTCCAGGCGAGCAGGCACTGGGCCTGGCCAACCGGCGGGCCGAACACTCCGGCGGGTGCGGTGACGTCGACCACCCGCGACGCGGCGAACCGCACCCGCAGGTTGCCGCCCAGATGCAGGTCGTCGACCACGATCGTGCCCTGCTGGAAGCCGCGCTCGCGCAGGCTCTCCGACAGCTCGGCGAACGGCGACAGGATCCGGCAGCGGCCGGGGCAGCTGTCGCCGCCCAAGAGATGCATGCCGGTGCGGATCCCGAGCGCCAGCACCACCACCAGGACCATCACGGTCAGCCAGCGGTCCACGGGCAGGTCGCGCGGATCCAGGAGTGCCGCGAACAGGATCGGCAGGGGCAGGAGCGGCACGATCATCCAGCGCTCGCTGAAATTGACCCCGCCGAAGGGGAGGATCAGCAGGGCGTGCAGCAGGAGCGCCACCAGCACATAGGTGCCGAGGATCCGGAAGGCCGGGTCGGCGCGCAGCCGGCCGCGGCGGCGCAGCAGCGCCGGAAGGAACACGATCAGCCCGAGGATCAGCCAGGGCTGCGGGAAGGCCAGCACCGCCAGGAGCAGGTCGAGCAGGCTGCCGAGCGCGCTCTTCTCGCCCCGGATCAGCACGGCGCTGCCGGCCGCCCCGATCGACTTGTGCGCCAGCAGCCACAACGCGTTGGGCAGGACGATCAGGGCGGCGACGGCCGCGGCCACCAGCGTGCCCGGATGCAGCACCGCCCGGCGCATCTCCGGCAGGATCAGCCCGGTCAGCAGGAGCGCCGCCCCGGCCATGGCGAGGTTCCACTTGCCCAGGATGCCCAGGCCCAGCACCACGCCCAGCACGACATAGTCGACCATGGCCGGCCGCCCGGCCAGGCGCGCCGCCAGCCACAGGATCACCGCCACCGCGGTGGCGAGTACCGTGGAGTGGGTCAGGTCGACCTGGGCGTACCAGCCGAAGGTGTAGATGGTGGGCAGCGCCGACACCGCGATCGCGGCCCGGGCGTCGTCGCCGAGCCAGGCCTTGGCCGCCTTCCAGAACGCGAAGCAGAGCAGGCCCAAAAAGGCGTAGCGCAGCACGGTGATGGCGACGTAGCCGGTGCCGAACACCGGCTCGATCAGCAGCAGCAGCCAGGTGAACAGGGGGGGCTGCTCGGTGCGGTAGCCCCAGGACCAGGCCTGGGCGGCCAGGGCCTGCTCGGCGTCGTCCATGCCCAGGGTCGGGCCGATCAGGAGGCGCAGGAGGGCATGCAGGGCCAGCCAGCCGACGATCACGCTGGCGATCACCGCCGGTTCGGCAAGTCGGTTCCTGAGACTGGGAGCGCTCGGAGAGGTGTTCAGGGCGTCGGGCACGGCCCGCCTTCTGGTACGAGGGACGCCCGCACCCTAGCCATGGTCCCGCGAAGAACAACCGGCTTCGTCATGTCTCAGGCGGCACCGGGCATGATGGTCATCCGAGCACCGCGGCCAGCCGTCCGGCCAGCGGGTCCAGCTCCTCCGAGCCAAGGCAGATCGGATTCACCACCAGCCGGCCGGAGCGATGCTGCTCGACATCCAGGCGGACCGACGGCGTGCCGCCCTCCAGCGCCATCACCACCGGCCAGGCCTCGCGCTCCAGGTCGAGCCGGAGCAGGGGCACCGTGCCCGGCAGGATCGTCGTGGCCATCCCGGCGATCCCCGCCAGGCGCGCCTGCAGCGCCTCGAGCAGCTGGAGCCAGCGCTGGCTGCGCTCCCGGTCGTCTTCGGCCAGGAACAGGTCGAGGGCGGTCAGCAGGCCGACGATCTGCTCCTTGCCGACCTTGCAGGGCCGGCCGATCCCATGGGGTGGCAGGCCGCGCAGCCTGGAAAGGTCGATGAAGTCGGGGTTTGGGCGGAACTGCTCCAGCCAGACGTCGAGGTCGAGCATCTGCAGTGCAGCGGCCATGATCAGGTCGCGCCGGCCGGCCAGGATGCCCGAAGCCTGCGGGCCGCCCAGCGCCTTGCCGCCGGAAAACGCCACCAGGTCGGCGCCCTCGTCGGTGAACCGGCGCAGGTTGGCGGACGGCGGCAGCTGGGCGGCCGCGTCGACGATCACCGGGACGCCGGCCGCGTGGGCGACCTCGGCCAGCTGGGCCAGGCCCGGCTGGGCCTGGGCATCGGCCACCCACAGCACCGCCGCGGTGTCCGGGCCGATCGCGTCGGCAAACTCCCAGGGCTCGGCGTCGCGCACCCCGGCCCCGGCATAGCGGTCGGGCAGGCCGACCTCGACCAGCCGCACCCCGGCGGTCCGCACCGCATGGTCGTAGAAATTGCGCTGCGAGCGGGCGACCACCACCTCGCCGGGCATGCCGGCGATCTGCGGCAACCGCGCCATCCGGCCGGGATCCAGTCCGGTCACGCAGGCCGCGGTCGCCAGCAGCAGCCCGGCCGCAGCACCGCTGGTCACCAGGCCCGCCTCCGCGCCGGTGGCCTGCGCGATCCGCCGGGACGCCGCCGCCTGCAGGTCGGCCATGTCCACGCAGCTGCCGGCGGCCTCGGCCATCGCCGCCAGCACCTCCGGCCGGATCCTTCCCCCGGACAGCCGCGTGGCCGGGCCCTTGCCGTTGATGACCGGCCGGACCCCGAGCCTGGCGTAGACCGACGTCATCGCTTGTCAGTACTGGTTGGGATTGCCCGGGACGATCGTCCCGGTGCCGCTGTCCTGCCCGTCCTTCATCCAGGTCACGGAATCGCCGTCGACCTCGGCCTGGTAGCAGGTGGCCGGCTCCTCGCCA
Proteins encoded in this region:
- a CDS encoding hydantoinase/oxoprolinase N-terminal domain-containing protein is translated as MSFRLGIDTGGTYTDAVLFDPDKGVVRAAKALTTKHDLTIGVRAAVSEALGDTPPPIGLIGLSTTLATNALVEGHGGPVALVLIGFGADALERADLKEALRGDPVLFIAGGHDANGREQAPLDEARLLEEAARVAPGIDAFAITGHFAVRNPGHERRAAELLATATGKPATASHELTARLDGTRRALTTLLNARLIGDIHRLIGGVRGFLAERGIDAPLMVTKGDGSLVTAATALLRPVETILSGPAASVVGAAHLSRLQDVMVSDIGGTTTDIAFLRGGRPELDPNGARVGRFRTMVEAIAVHTSGLGGDSEVRRDELKRLVLGPRRAVPLSLLARQHPGVLAEMEAQLERPFWRPLDGMFAVRMRALDDPAALPRLQREVWEWLAEGPMALDEICERRHAARQLERLVDRGLVARAAFTPSDAAHVLGLQDNWDPAGARLGARLRGRYESLVAKDERLLDPEHFARLVVELAIRQTACALLGAAFAEDGAAATETSAVRDLLERAVSGDGAGGLVRPRMELRLPVVAIGAPARLFYPEACARLATEAVIPPFAEVSNAIGAVAGDVVQHARVTIGLVEQQRMRVHGSNGPFDTFVLAEALAHARIDAERQARARAQAAGAVEIAVVLDEKVTMVDGIEGGSIFVEAVVTATASGRPGLVA
- a CDS encoding glycosyltransferase family 39 protein codes for the protein MPDALNTSPSAPSLRNRLAEPAVIASVIVGWLALHALLRLLIGPTLGMDDAEQALAAQAWSWGYRTEQPPLFTWLLLLIEPVFGTGYVAITVLRYAFLGLLCFAFWKAAKAWLGDDARAAIAVSALPTIYTFGWYAQVDLTHSTVLATAVAVILWLAARLAGRPAMVDYVVLGVVLGLGILGKWNLAMAGAALLLTGLILPEMRRAVLHPGTLVAAAVAALIVLPNALWLLAHKSIGAAGSAVLIRGEKSALGSLLDLLLAVLAFPQPWLILGLIVFLPALLRRRGRLRADPAFRILGTYVLVALLLHALLILPFGGVNFSERWMIVPLLPLPILFAALLDPRDLPVDRWLTVMVLVVVLALGIRTGMHLLGGDSCPGRCRILSPFAELSESLRERGFQQGTIVVDDLHLGGNLRVRFAASRVVDVTAPAGVFGPPVGQAQCLLAWNADVFGYVPPERLLSGAVAKLGIDMEAAAMRGAVSALLEGASYKRQSVGYILFDGPNGECR
- a CDS encoding lysylphosphatidylglycerol synthase transmembrane domain-containing protein; protein product: MNRRVLGTLAAVLLTAASLWWLVATDQLAPVLAGLGAADLRILALVLPLVVVLQFARAGRFVLLLERMRQGGLMASFRISCVHIALNFLLPFKLGEAAFPLLARRLMGVELAAGTSTLLTVRILDLGTLFAFLAVSASFAVPSLASWRWLSLLAAAAALLAPLALLVGARFVQRRIPVLASIGEVLARAQARHIFGQVTLLSLLVWACHAGVAWLAFAALGQPVDLATAVFAGACANLAFALPFQGIAGLGPVQAAFAWAAVQAGVPTREAITVALATHAALLLSGCLLGLLAMLSEPGLRWWRAPPTGSRPG
- a CDS encoding aminotransferase class V-fold PLP-dependent enzyme, with the protein product MTSVYARLGVRPVINGKGPATRLSGGRIRPEVLAAMAEAAGSCVDMADLQAAASRRIAQATGAEAGLVTSGAAAGLLLATAACVTGLDPGRMARLPQIAGMPGEVVVARSQRNFYDHAVRTAGVRLVEVGLPDRYAGAGVRDAEPWEFADAIGPDTAAVLWVADAQAQPGLAQLAEVAHAAGVPVIVDAAAQLPPSANLRRFTDEGADLVAFSGGKALGGPQASGILAGRRDLIMAAALQMLDLDVWLEQFRPNPDFIDLSRLRGLPPHGIGRPCKVGKEQIVGLLTALDLFLAEDDRERSQRWLQLLEALQARLAGIAGMATTILPGTVPLLRLDLEREAWPVVMALEGGTPSVRLDVEQHRSGRLVVNPICLGSEELDPLAGRLAAVLG
- a CDS encoding glycosyltransferase family 2 protein, which translates into the protein MTSYYRLAPDLTAEPAKAPAALDLAVIVPVRDEAATLDELVARIEAVCAGHDLPLREIILVDDGSTDGSWAAIERLAAARPCVQGLRLRRNFGKATALDLGIRASSAQVIVTMDADLQDDPDELPRFMAAIATGLDVVSGWKQIRHDPAHKTWPSKLFNKVTAKVSGVPLHDFNCGFKAYRREVFADIRLYGELHRFVPLLAHGLGFEVGELVVTHHPRRHGKSKYGLKRLLRGAVDLLTVLTITRYDQRPGHLFGGAGVAIGTVGSLILFYLFCLKLFTGALIGHRPLLQLGMLLVIVGVQTVLFGMLAELINARTRPAETGRLIRARTDASPE